From Staphylothermus hellenicus DSM 12710, a single genomic window includes:
- the purB gene encoding adenylosuccinate lyase, translating to MASLHSNKKHLDPVCVFDWRYGSPEMKHLFSRSHIIHNMILVEEALMEALVEAGIASRKALDEMKQAIDKVRPEDVYEKEKETGHEIIALIELLAENAGSEAARWIHYGATSNDIIDTAWALTLREALGLIKKKLAEIIKFLSEKALETIDVLMVGRTHGQHALPITLGFKIANYIYELSQSYERICDAMRRAVRAKIGGAVGTMAAWGEKGLFIREIICRKLKLNPHIITTQVAPRDSLAELASALTILACQLDRFAVEIRELSRPEIMELWEDRSGKLGSSAMPHKANPVTAERISGLSKIARSLLIGFYENIVLWHERDLSNSSAERILIPHIFLAIDQILEDTKNLLQRLRWDPQRMRENLELTKGAIMAEALMNLLIKENKMKRKEAYKIAKELARKAQEENKPLYEVAAEDPRINKHYSLLRLREELDPHNYLGQAKKLVEQAIQYAEEVLRKC from the coding sequence ATGGCGTCGCTACACAGCAATAAGAAACACCTAGACCCAGTATGTGTTTTCGACTGGCGCTATGGAAGCCCTGAAATGAAACACTTGTTTTCACGTAGTCATATAATTCATAATATGATCCTAGTTGAAGAAGCTCTTATGGAGGCTCTCGTAGAAGCTGGGATTGCATCTAGGAAAGCATTAGATGAGATGAAACAAGCTATTGATAAGGTAAGGCCTGAAGATGTTTATGAGAAGGAGAAGGAGACAGGGCATGAAATAATTGCTTTAATCGAGCTATTAGCAGAGAATGCAGGTAGTGAGGCTGCGAGATGGATCCATTATGGTGCTACAAGTAATGACATTATAGATACAGCATGGGCTCTAACGCTACGTGAAGCATTAGGGTTGATAAAGAAGAAGCTTGCAGAAATAATTAAGTTTCTATCCGAGAAAGCTTTGGAAACTATAGATGTTTTAATGGTTGGAAGAACCCATGGACAGCACGCGCTCCCTATAACGCTTGGATTCAAAATAGCCAATTATATTTATGAGTTATCTCAAAGCTATGAACGAATATGTGATGCTATGAGAAGAGCTGTACGCGCCAAGATCGGTGGAGCTGTTGGGACAATGGCTGCATGGGGTGAGAAGGGATTATTTATAAGGGAAATCATATGTCGTAAGCTTAAGCTGAATCCACACATAATAACTACACAGGTAGCACCACGAGATTCATTAGCTGAGCTAGCTTCAGCACTAACAATACTTGCATGCCAGCTTGACAGGTTTGCTGTCGAGATCAGGGAGCTTTCAAGACCAGAGATCATGGAGCTGTGGGAGGATCGGAGCGGTAAGCTGGGCAGTAGTGCTATGCCTCATAAAGCAAATCCTGTCACAGCTGAGAGGATAAGTGGTCTCTCAAAAATTGCTAGAAGCCTATTGATAGGCTTCTACGAAAACATAGTGTTATGGCATGAAAGGGATCTTAGTAATAGTAGTGCCGAGAGAATACTGATCCCACACATATTCCTAGCAATAGATCAAATCCTAGAAGACACTAAAAACTTACTGCAAAGACTTAGATGGGATCCTCAGAGAATGCGTGAAAACCTCGAATTAACTAAAGGAGCTATTATGGCTGAAGCATTAATGAACCTATTAATAAAAGAAAATAAGATGAAACGAAAAGAAGCATATAAAATAGCTAAAGAACTGGCTAGAAAAGCACAAGAAGAAAACAAACCATTATACGAAGTAGCCGCTGAAGATCCAAGAATAAATAAGCACTACTCATTGCTGAGGCTTAGAGAAGAACTAGACCCCCACAACTATCTTGGACAAGCAAAGAAACTCGTAGAACAAGCAATTCAATATGCTGAAGAAGTTCTTAGGAAGTGCTAA
- a CDS encoding NAD(P)/FAD-dependent oxidoreductase, translating to MVLYDVAIIGAGPAGLFASLALAEEARRGRVGVALLERGPRAHHRHCPLLEYGYCRNCKPCMIMEGVGGAGLFSSGIINLRPDIGGDLHKLLGSWSEAQKLIDIIDKVFLYFGAPKNRLFEPDSSKIAELERKALRAGAKFIPAKQRHIGSENTVKIVEAMTSYLEKMGVKIHVLTHVYHIEAKREGYVLKTNKGDLEAKTVIIAPGRSGSHWLSMEAQRLGLETEPGPLDVGVRVETPYRVMEPLTSIIPDPKVVFYTKTYDDKVRTFCTNPKGFVVKEVYRDGLVGVNGESYVSRKSMNTNFAFLVTIKLTNPMEDALEYGRSIARMATKLGGGKPLIQRLGDLISGRRSTRDRIGRSVVEPTLKEATPGDIGMALPHRIITDILEGLEKLDDLAPGVWSKHTLLYAPEVKYYSLKIRVKAPTMETNLPGLYVAGDGAGLSRGINVAAATGYLAAKGVAERLGIEARLPVE from the coding sequence ATGGTGTTATATGATGTAGCGATCATTGGGGCTGGTCCTGCAGGGCTCTTTGCATCTCTAGCTTTAGCTGAAGAGGCTAGGCGTGGCAGGGTAGGGGTTGCATTGTTAGAGAGGGGGCCGAGAGCTCATCATAGACATTGCCCACTACTTGAATATGGTTATTGTCGAAACTGCAAACCATGCATGATCATGGAGGGAGTTGGCGGTGCAGGACTATTTAGTAGTGGTATAATAAATCTCCGCCCAGACATTGGCGGTGATCTGCATAAACTGCTTGGTAGTTGGAGTGAAGCTCAGAAACTAATAGATATTATAGATAAGGTGTTCCTATATTTTGGAGCCCCTAAAAACAGGCTTTTTGAACCAGATTCTTCAAAGATTGCAGAGCTCGAGAGAAAAGCTTTACGTGCTGGAGCAAAGTTTATTCCAGCGAAGCAGAGACATATAGGTTCAGAGAATACTGTAAAGATCGTGGAGGCTATGACTTCTTATCTAGAGAAGATGGGTGTAAAAATACATGTACTCACACATGTCTACCACATAGAGGCTAAGCGTGAAGGATATGTTTTGAAGACTAATAAGGGGGATTTAGAAGCTAAAACGGTAATTATAGCACCCGGTCGAAGCGGCTCCCACTGGTTATCTATGGAGGCTCAACGCCTAGGTCTTGAAACAGAACCGGGACCCCTTGATGTTGGTGTCCGTGTTGAAACACCTTATAGGGTTATGGAGCCTTTAACAAGTATTATCCCCGATCCCAAAGTAGTATTTTATACCAAAACATATGATGACAAGGTGAGAACCTTCTGTACGAACCCAAAAGGATTCGTGGTCAAGGAGGTTTATAGAGATGGATTAGTAGGTGTAAATGGTGAGTCTTATGTATCTAGGAAGAGTATGAATACCAACTTCGCCTTCTTAGTTACAATTAAACTAACAAATCCCATGGAGGATGCATTAGAGTATGGAAGAAGCATAGCAAGGATGGCTACAAAACTTGGAGGAGGCAAACCACTTATTCAGAGGCTGGGAGACCTCATATCTGGGAGGAGAAGCACGAGAGATCGTATAGGTAGGAGTGTAGTTGAGCCAACACTCAAAGAAGCAACACCAGGAGATATAGGAATGGCTCTACCCCACCGTATAATCACAGATATTCTTGAAGGGTTGGAGAAACTAGATGATCTAGCGCCGGGTGTGTGGAGTAAACATACACTCCTATATGCACCTGAGGTGAAATATTATTCGCTGAAAATACGTGTAAAAGCGCCGACAATGGAGACCAATTTGCCGGGTCTCTACGTTGCAGGTGATGGTGCTGGGCTGAGTCGAGGCATAAACGTTGCAGCAGCTACAGGTTATCTAGCCGCTAAAGGAGTGGCTGAGAGGCTTGGAATAGAGGCTCGGCTACCAGTAGAGTGA
- a CDS encoding adenylosuccinate synthetase, with the protein MSVHIVVGGFFGDEGKGKIVGYLALSQNPWGCVRTGATNAGHTVTYRGRTWRLRAIPSGFINHKTKLYIARGALIDLEVFLSEAHALGVGNRVWLDFNTGIITSEHVARERMNSYLMEHIGSTGTGVGSAMSDRVFRRLRLARDYPELRNMVTDTQQEILEAIDQGELVLIEATQGYWLSLYHGTYPYVTSRDTTASAALSEVGLGPRSVDRITVVFKAYVTRVGSGPLPGEISREKAVKLGWAEYGTVTGRPRRAAPFNSELARRAVKANTATDIALTKIDILFPQARCKKRWDDLPREAKLWIGNIEDKLGAPVVLIGTGEDVECTIDLSREKGVEG; encoded by the coding sequence GTGTCTGTTCATATAGTTGTGGGCGGTTTTTTCGGTGATGAGGGGAAGGGTAAGATAGTAGGTTATCTAGCACTCTCCCAAAATCCTTGGGGCTGCGTTAGAACGGGGGCTACAAATGCTGGTCATACTGTTACCTATCGTGGCCGAACATGGAGACTGCGTGCTATTCCCAGCGGCTTCATAAATCATAAGACGAAACTGTATATTGCACGTGGTGCTTTGATTGATCTCGAGGTGTTCTTGTCTGAAGCCCATGCTTTAGGTGTTGGGAATAGGGTGTGGCTCGATTTTAACACTGGTATTATAACTTCTGAACATGTCGCGAGAGAGAGGATGAATAGTTATCTAATGGAACATATAGGATCTACTGGTACAGGTGTTGGATCAGCTATGTCTGATCGCGTATTCCGTCGTCTAAGGCTAGCTCGTGACTATCCTGAGCTGAGAAATATGGTAACTGATACTCAGCAGGAAATATTGGAGGCTATTGACCAGGGTGAACTGGTGCTGATTGAAGCTACTCAGGGATACTGGTTAAGCCTATATCATGGAACTTATCCATATGTAACAAGCCGTGATACTACAGCATCAGCTGCTTTAAGCGAGGTAGGGCTTGGACCGCGCAGTGTTGATAGAATAACGGTTGTGTTTAAAGCATATGTTACACGTGTAGGTAGTGGTCCATTGCCTGGAGAGATCTCTCGTGAAAAAGCTGTAAAGCTTGGCTGGGCGGAGTATGGCACAGTTACTGGTAGGCCGCGAAGAGCTGCACCATTCAATTCCGAGCTTGCACGGAGAGCTGTGAAAGCTAATACAGCCACGGATATTGCGTTAACGAAAATAGACATATTATTCCCCCAAGCTAGGTGTAAGAAGAGATGGGATGATCTGCCAAGAGAGGCTAAATTGTGGATAGGAAATATTGAGGATAAACTAGGTGCTCCAGTAGTATTGATTGGTACCGGTGAAGATGTTGAGTGCACTATTGACTTATCAAGGGAGAAGGGTGTGGAGGGTTAA
- a CDS encoding phosphoribosyltransferase — translation MENIEYIPWSKAIKLCYKLAEKILDSKYVPDTIIAVLRGGAIPALIISDYLGVEEFYGMRVKHWGIASKKLDKPVILQMPENLKHKKLLIVDEVADTGLTLKTIIEELKKQKPQDIKTAVLHVKPTTKYMPDYYVEYLKEWRWIFYPWSVSETLSSLARRGSSIRDLDKIYDKVRELARSFNIVEPDIKVILKSIKTYIEKYKNI, via the coding sequence ATGGAGAACATAGAATATATTCCGTGGAGTAAAGCAATAAAACTATGCTATAAACTCGCGGAGAAAATATTGGATTCAAAATATGTTCCAGACACTATCATAGCAGTACTTCGTGGTGGTGCAATACCAGCACTAATAATAAGTGATTATCTAGGAGTAGAGGAGTTCTATGGTATGAGAGTTAAGCATTGGGGGATAGCTTCTAAGAAGCTAGATAAACCAGTAATACTTCAGATGCCTGAAAACCTGAAACATAAAAAGCTTCTCATAGTAGATGAGGTAGCCGATACTGGTTTAACACTGAAAACCATAATAGAAGAGCTAAAGAAGCAGAAACCCCAAGATATTAAGACAGCAGTACTACATGTAAAACCGACAACGAAATATATGCCAGACTACTATGTCGAATACCTTAAAGAATGGAGATGGATCTTTTATCCATGGTCAGTATCAGAAACCCTATCCTCCCTGGCTCGAAGGGGTTCTAGTATTAGAGACCTAGATAAGATATATGATAAGGTAAGAGAATTAGCGAGGTCATTCAACATTGTTGAACCAGATATTAAAGTGATTTTGAAGAGTATAAAGACGTATATAGAGAAATATAAAAATATTTAA
- the guaA gene encoding glutamine-hydrolyzing GMP synthase produces the protein MCCNGFDAVLNALSTLDDKGPDKVLVVDFGGQYAHLIARRVRELNVYSLVANYSIVDEGFIDKIKPKAIILSGGPSSILCRKHPRIGDWILDLNIPVLGICYGHQLLAVMIGGRVETGRGEYGRTMIKIINKDPLFEGWSSEEYVWMSHRDYVAELPSNTKILAISENGYIAAFKISDKKIYGVQFHPEVYHTRKGMLLLKNFLFNIARVKPEWRMENIVDNIVENIRRKVKPYEKVLVAVSGGVDSTVTALLVKKAVGKRLVPVFVNHGLMREGEVEEVLENLRSLGINPIYIDASNRFLERLKGIRDCEEKRRIIGEEFARIFSDIVRRDKDIKWLAQGTTYPDVIESGSTPGSDRIKSHHNVAGLPDWLGLKVLEPLRELYKDEVRRLALHLGVPKDVAYRHPFPGPGLAVRIIGEVNEEKLRIVRRASRIVEDVLKKHNLYDRVWQAFAVVGDDKWVGVKGDKRQHGYIVIVRVVESVDGMTADWVRIPYEVLDEISKRITSEISEVVMVTYAITTKPPSTIEPC, from the coding sequence ATGTGTTGTAATGGTTTTGATGCGGTGCTCAATGCATTGAGTACTTTAGATGATAAAGGTCCTGATAAGGTACTTGTAGTGGATTTTGGCGGACAATATGCTCATCTCATAGCTAGGAGGGTTAGGGAGTTAAATGTTTATTCATTAGTTGCGAACTATAGTATTGTTGACGAGGGCTTCATAGATAAAATCAAGCCTAAAGCAATAATATTGTCTGGGGGACCTTCAAGTATTCTGTGCAGGAAACATCCTAGAATAGGAGACTGGATACTAGATCTCAACATACCTGTACTGGGCATATGTTATGGTCACCAACTCTTAGCAGTAATGATTGGTGGGAGAGTAGAGACTGGTAGAGGAGAGTATGGTAGAACAATGATAAAAATAATCAATAAAGACCCACTATTTGAGGGGTGGAGTAGCGAAGAGTATGTGTGGATGAGCCATAGAGACTATGTAGCTGAGCTACCAAGTAATACAAAGATTTTAGCGATCTCTGAAAACGGCTATATAGCTGCATTCAAGATAAGTGATAAGAAAATATATGGTGTACAGTTTCATCCAGAAGTTTATCACACACGTAAAGGCATGTTGCTTCTAAAAAACTTCTTATTCAACATAGCAAGAGTAAAGCCTGAGTGGAGGATGGAGAATATCGTGGATAATATAGTTGAGAATATAAGAAGGAAAGTTAAGCCTTATGAGAAAGTTTTAGTCGCTGTTAGTGGAGGAGTAGATTCAACTGTTACAGCATTACTTGTTAAAAAAGCTGTTGGTAAAAGGCTTGTACCTGTATTTGTAAATCATGGATTGATGAGAGAGGGAGAGGTTGAGGAGGTTCTAGAGAATCTTAGAAGTCTAGGAATAAATCCTATCTATATAGATGCTTCCAACAGGTTTCTGGAGAGGCTGAAAGGTATACGTGATTGTGAGGAGAAGAGGAGGATTATAGGTGAGGAGTTTGCAAGGATATTTAGTGATATAGTTAGGAGAGATAAGGATATAAAATGGTTAGCGCAGGGAACTACTTATCCAGACGTGATCGAGAGCGGTAGCACACCTGGTTCAGACAGGATAAAAAGCCATCACAACGTAGCAGGCCTCCCTGATTGGCTTGGATTGAAGGTTTTAGAGCCATTAAGAGAGCTATACAAAGATGAGGTTAGGAGGCTGGCTCTACATTTGGGAGTACCTAAGGATGTTGCTTATAGGCATCCATTCCCGGGACCAGGTCTTGCTGTGAGGATTATTGGTGAAGTAAATGAGGAAAAGCTTCGAATAGTTAGGAGGGCCTCCAGAATCGTTGAAGATGTTTTGAAAAAACATAACCTGTATGATAGGGTTTGGCAGGCATTCGCTGTTGTAGGTGATGATAAATGGGTTGGTGTTAAGGGTGATAAGAGACAGCATGGTTATATAGTGATTGTAAGGGTTGTTGAGAGTGTTGATGGTATGACAGCTGATTGGGTTAGAATACCATATGAGGTCTTAGACGAGATCTCTAAGAGGATAACAAGTGAAATATCAGAAGTTGTTATGGTAACATATGCTATAACCACAAAGCCTCCATCAACAATAGAGCCTTGCTGA
- a CDS encoding SdpI family protein: MITCVISVFIGLILIITGIILYLFAERIPRNLLFGFRIGYTLSSKKLWVKYNRLSGIVLVFIGLVTLFLPLFISNIMVLILILLGLIIVSTITLTYMASREAKQELSFETVGLGVAGRRIWRIMPVKPSPLRIILAVLPPLLSIILTLYLLPYLPNLIPVHYDISGAPNRWDTLNDFLKITFPFIIGIECLPLIFMLVEIKAPMIFYAPRLPKKKFVNLLYDIGIMMAWLVMLVYIDILYYAINNKHIIPMTMFTVLILIVVAIILVEITWLTIRWKKNWGMLKYNSYG, encoded by the coding sequence ATGATTACATGTGTTATATCGGTATTTATCGGATTAATTCTGATTATTACCGGGATCATTCTCTACTTATTCGCTGAAAGGATTCCGCGCAATCTTCTTTTCGGTTTTCGTATAGGGTATACTTTGTCCTCTAAGAAGCTTTGGGTTAAATATAATCGTTTATCAGGTATAGTATTAGTTTTCATTGGACTAGTTACATTATTTCTTCCACTATTCATATCTAATATTATGGTGCTGATTCTCATACTTCTAGGTTTAATTATTGTTTCAACAATAACCTTAACATATATGGCTTCCAGGGAAGCTAAGCAAGAACTAAGCTTCGAAACTGTGGGTTTAGGAGTTGCTGGGAGAAGGATTTGGAGGATTATGCCGGTAAAGCCTTCTCCTCTAAGAATAATATTAGCTGTTCTCCCACCACTTTTATCAATAATACTTACACTCTACCTACTCCCCTATCTCCCAAACCTTATTCCTGTACACTATGATATTAGCGGTGCACCTAATAGATGGGATACTCTAAATGATTTCCTCAAAATAACATTTCCATTCATCATTGGCATAGAGTGTTTACCCCTCATATTTATGCTTGTAGAAATCAAGGCCCCAATGATATTCTATGCTCCAAGACTCCCAAAGAAGAAATTTGTAAACCTACTATACGATATTGGGATCATGATGGCGTGGTTGGTAATGCTAGTATATATAGATATATTATATTATGCAATAAACAATAAACACATAATACCTATGACGATGTTTACAGTTCTAATCCTAATAGTAGTAGCAATAATATTAGTAGAAATAACATGGTTAACAATAAGGTGGAAAAAGAATTGGGGAATGCTGAAATACAATAGTTACGGCTAG
- a CDS encoding YbjQ family protein, translated as MEDILLTTTENIPGYRIVKVLGIVSANTVRARHIGRDFVASLRNIVGGEIKEYAELLQQSRKYVLDKLKEEARKLGANAVVGIRFGTASTMQRAAEILAYGTAVVVEKS; from the coding sequence ATGGAGGATATACTCCTAACTACTACAGAGAACATCCCAGGATACAGAATTGTAAAAGTATTAGGCATTGTTTCAGCAAATACTGTTAGGGCAAGACATATTGGGAGAGATTTTGTTGCTTCTCTAAGAAACATTGTGGGGGGAGAGATAAAGGAGTATGCTGAGCTACTCCAGCAATCTCGAAAATATGTTTTGGATAAGCTTAAAGAAGAGGCTAGAAAACTTGGTGCTAACGCTGTTGTTGGTATAAGATTTGGCACGGCATCGACCATGCAGCGTGCCGCGGAAATACTTGCATATGGTACAGCTGTTGTCGTTGAGAAATCCTAG
- a CDS encoding flavin reductase produces the protein MSVPGIQGSYGYMECVLSNTIKAGECDLFICEPKAIHVRNDLYEKYGWNLRKAKILLHMRGRVFVIPGKLVFAKKD, from the coding sequence ATAAGTGTTCCAGGTATACAGGGTAGTTATGGATATATGGAATGTGTTCTTTCAAATACTATTAAGGCTGGAGAATGTGACCTATTTATATGTGAGCCAAAAGCCATCCATGTCAGAAATGATCTATACGAGAAATATGGATGGAACCTGCGAAAAGCAAAAATACTGCTCCATATGCGGGGAAGAGTATTCGTTATACCCGGCAAACTCGTTTTTGCAAAGAAGGATTAG
- a CDS encoding phosphoribosyltransferase — MARIKVKLVSWDEIVDWAWNLAKIIKDNGYKPDVIVALARGGYVPARLLCDFLDVENLLSIQSQHWTEAAKAEEKAIIKFPYKVDLHDYRVLVVDDIVDTGDTLKLARDFVAENWKPKELKTAALQWISPVAKFKPDYYYIEVKDWTWFQYPWTRLEDTYQFIKRMMTETYKETGKKEWSYEEIIDGFKEWYGIDVGDRYYKDALNILVEKQFIKYDEASNKYVLLTM, encoded by the coding sequence ATGGCTAGGATCAAGGTTAAACTCGTTTCTTGGGATGAAATAGTTGATTGGGCATGGAATCTAGCCAAAATAATTAAGGATAATGGTTATAAACCTGATGTGATAGTTGCTCTTGCACGCGGAGGCTATGTGCCTGCTAGGTTGTTATGTGATTTTCTAGATGTTGAGAACCTATTAAGTATTCAGAGCCAGCACTGGACAGAAGCTGCTAAGGCTGAGGAGAAAGCTATTATAAAGTTTCCATACAAGGTTGATCTACACGATTACCGTGTCCTAGTAGTTGATGATATAGTTGATACAGGGGATACCTTGAAGCTTGCAAGAGACTTCGTAGCTGAGAATTGGAAGCCGAAAGAACTCAAAACAGCCGCGCTACAATGGATTAGTCCAGTAGCCAAGTTTAAGCCTGACTATTACTATATCGAGGTTAAGGATTGGACATGGTTCCAGTATCCATGGACAAGGCTTGAAGACACATACCAGTTCATCAAGAGAATGATGACTGAAACATATAAGGAGACTGGGAAGAAGGAGTGGAGCTATGAAGAAATAATTGATGGGTTTAAGGAATGGTACGGTATAGATGTTGGTGATAGATACTACAAGGACGCATTAAACATACTTGTCGAGAAACAGTTCATAAAATATGATGAAGCAAGCAATAAGTATGTCTTGCTAACCATGTAA
- a CDS encoding S-methyl-5'-thioadenosine phosphorylase produces the protein MVLVKPPVKAEIGVIGGSGLYEIPDLQNIREYKIYTPYGMPSDNIIVGELRGRTIAFLPRHGRGHKIPPHRINYRANIWALKSIGVKWIIAFSAVGSLREDYEPGDFVVPDQFIDMTKGIRPTTFFEGGVVAHVSMADPFCEHLREIIIDAAKEIDGLMLHNKGTYICIEGPRFSTRAESRIWKEVFKADIIGMTLVPEVNLACEAQTCYATVAMITDYDVWAEKPVTAEEVVRVMNENTVKAKKLLPKIIERIPEKPLEDKCSCCKSLETALV, from the coding sequence ATGGTTCTCGTAAAGCCTCCTGTAAAAGCTGAGATAGGAGTAATTGGTGGCAGTGGATTATATGAAATACCGGATTTACAGAATATTCGTGAATACAAAATATATACCCCCTACGGCATGCCAAGCGATAATATAATAGTGGGAGAACTGAGAGGCAGAACAATAGCTTTCCTCCCAAGACATGGTAGGGGACATAAAATACCTCCGCACAGAATAAATTATCGAGCAAATATTTGGGCTCTTAAAAGCATCGGTGTAAAATGGATCATAGCATTCTCAGCTGTTGGGAGCCTAAGAGAAGACTATGAGCCAGGAGACTTCGTAGTCCCCGATCAATTCATAGATATGACTAAGGGGATAAGGCCAACAACGTTCTTTGAGGGGGGAGTAGTAGCACATGTTAGCATGGCTGATCCATTCTGTGAGCATTTAAGGGAAATAATTATAGATGCTGCGAAAGAAATTGATGGATTAATGCTTCATAATAAGGGAACATATATATGTATTGAGGGGCCAAGGTTCTCTACAAGAGCTGAGAGCAGGATTTGGAAAGAAGTATTTAAGGCAGACATTATAGGTATGACTCTAGTCCCCGAAGTAAATCTTGCTTGTGAAGCGCAAACCTGTTATGCAACAGTAGCTATGATCACAGACTATGATGTATGGGCTGAAAAACCCGTTACAGCCGAGGAAGTGGTAAGAGTAATGAATGAAAATACTGTTAAAGCAAAGAAATTATTGCCAAAAATAATAGAGAGGATACCGGAGAAACCATTGGAGGATAAGTGTAGTTGTTGCAAAAGCTTAGAGACAGCGCTAGTATAA
- a CDS encoding ATP-grasp domain-containing protein, with protein MPIEYTEYEYMVLVIDMRILLLHYKATPPWSVKELENAAVKLGHTPVYLRINNLDAQITSNGDILVRHHDEIVEGEGGVIRGIGLRLTLETFMRRIGLLEVLDQLIPLINKPETIMIARDKWRSLIELSKHGLPVPETIITENPFTAKRFVEKHGKAVFKPLMGSLGLGSSLILDPDIAFHITRTMFNLNLPSYYQVYIEKPGYDFRVFIVGDQVIGAMKRVGLSWKTNIFQGARGEKISEKDYPEVFDLGLKASRALGLDYAGIDIVYDIVNDKYYIIEVNAFPQWKGLKTATGVDPAIHIIKHLIDIIRR; from the coding sequence TTGCCAATAGAATATACAGAATATGAGTACATGGTTTTGGTAATAGATATGAGGATTCTTTTACTCCACTATAAAGCAACCCCGCCGTGGAGCGTTAAAGAACTAGAAAATGCAGCTGTAAAGCTAGGTCATACACCAGTATATTTAAGGATCAACAACTTAGATGCACAAATAACATCTAATGGAGATATCCTTGTAAGACACCATGATGAAATCGTGGAGGGAGAAGGAGGGGTTATTCGGGGAATAGGGTTAAGACTTACATTGGAAACATTTATGCGGAGGATTGGTTTATTAGAAGTACTAGATCAACTTATTCCATTGATTAACAAGCCTGAAACAATAATGATTGCTAGAGATAAGTGGAGAAGCCTAATTGAATTATCAAAACACGGCTTACCTGTTCCAGAAACGATCATCACAGAAAACCCCTTCACAGCTAAGAGATTCGTGGAAAAGCATGGCAAAGCAGTATTTAAACCATTAATGGGAAGCCTAGGACTAGGATCATCTCTCATCCTAGATCCTGACATAGCATTCCATATTACGAGAACAATGTTTAACTTGAATCTTCCAAGCTATTATCAAGTATACATTGAGAAGCCAGGATATGATTTCAGAGTATTCATTGTAGGAGACCAAGTAATAGGTGCTATGAAAAGAGTTGGATTGTCTTGGAAAACAAATATTTTCCAGGGCGCTAGGGGCGAGAAAATCTCTGAAAAAGATTATCCAGAAGTCTTTGATTTAGGATTAAAAGCTTCCAGGGCTTTAGGGCTAGACTACGCCGGTATAGATATAGTATATGATATAGTGAATGATAAATATTATATTATTGAGGTGAACGCATTTCCACAGTGGAAAGGATTAAAGACAGCTACAGGAGTAGATCCTGCTATCCATATTATTAAGCACTTAATAGATATTATTAGGAGATGA
- a CDS encoding DUF1614 domain-containing protein → MKLIHIFTRTTLYVISGIVTYLSLSTATNTYYAVLETTIIVAAIIISDLKKSFIRIGKSIGLSIAGFIIPFIFSIELILRLYNIFSSVALDFFIGLLICIIINYLNSITYRKLGVLLLDLLIPLLTISAVSVIIVTKNNLDPLLVSPLSIVLGSFSSIIGLDLLNMRRELGKIYVFGGNNVFDAIFLETFLAPSLSYAILVLSIM, encoded by the coding sequence TTGAAGCTCATACATATATTTACAAGAACAACATTATATGTTATCTCTGGAATAGTAACATACTTATCTCTATCAACAGCTACAAATACCTATTATGCAGTTCTAGAAACAACAATTATTGTTGCTGCAATAATAATTAGTGATCTTAAGAAAAGCTTTATTAGAATAGGTAAAAGCATTGGTTTAAGCATAGCAGGGTTTATCATACCATTTATTTTCAGTATAGAATTAATTCTTAGACTATACAATATATTCTCTAGTGTTGCACTAGATTTTTTCATAGGACTACTTATCTGTATTATTATAAATTATCTGAACTCTATTACCTATAGAAAACTAGGAGTATTATTGCTTGATTTATTAATACCTCTATTAACGATCTCAGCAGTATCAGTTATAATAGTTACTAAAAACAATCTTGATCCATTACTTGTTTCTCCTCTCTCCATAGTACTCGGTTCTTTTTCATCAATTATAGGATTAGATCTACTTAATATGAGGCGTGAATTAGGGAAAATATATGTTTTTGGTGGAAACAACGTTTTTGATGCGATTTTTCTAGAGACATTTCTAGCTCCAAGCCTTTCCTATGCGATCCTAGTATTAAGCATTATGTAA